The Bacillus sp. Y1 genome has a window encoding:
- a CDS encoding sigma-70 RNA polymerase sigma factor region 4 domain-containing protein, whose product MNQQQKLNINHAVTQYIGAKSESDFTNIYRDLLSEYQPKLSYWSSSTFMANDHDMMDLFHDTLLKSLDVVERDGGDFVKLFNRSLNNRYKSLLRKLKTRRAYEQYEIEREGEEEAATLELADDYRFEDFIGAKQKDDQRQLIDFLVRGENERTTAIVQSYLATDLKTPTAIGNYLGLDHKQVSRTFKRLAGKFDSKQFGDYHDYLVAL is encoded by the coding sequence ATGAACCAACAACAAAAACTTAATATCAATCACGCAGTAACGCAGTACATCGGAGCAAAGAGCGAATCGGATTTCACGAACATTTACCGAGACTTACTTTCCGAGTATCAGCCGAAACTGAGCTACTGGTCATCTTCGACTTTTATGGCTAACGATCACGACATGATGGATCTTTTCCACGATACGCTGCTCAAATCACTAGATGTCGTAGAGAGAGACGGAGGAGACTTCGTAAAGTTATTTAATCGATCATTAAATAATCGATACAAGTCGTTACTGCGAAAGTTAAAAACTCGTCGAGCGTATGAACAGTACGAAATCGAGCGAGAGGGCGAAGAAGAGGCGGCAACCTTGGAACTCGCTGATGACTACAGATTCGAAGATTTTATCGGCGCAAAACAAAAAGACGACCAGCGGCAACTGATCGACTTCTTGGTTCGCGGTGAGAACGAAAGGACGACGGCAATCGTTCAATCGTATCTCGCAACCGATTTAAAAACTCCGACGGCAATCGGAAATTACCTCGGTCTTGACCACAAACAAGTATCACGCACATTCAAACGCCTGGCCGGCAAGTTTGATTCTAAACAGTTCGGAGATTATCACGACTATTTAGTTGCGCTTTAA
- a CDS encoding AimR family lysis-lysogeny pheromone receptor — translation MHKLHKEICHTIEDHNYLTYNKVADIIGCTKQEMSHFHLNGQLSFRKYLRLSFVLYPHNQKEVMDSWCLRFNTTESIKQSFEYASITRNKSLLKQIIDKYQDDKSLSKHVAIYTILYDFYINKIGAKDLIDRLNKAGQFKGEIAILSEIIKCYNYYYNEKYHLMLETAQEALASIKKLSDRQLFIKECYLHRLAEVLGHVSRHLNDIKSARFYANLIINANICPKTVSSASYILGMTYLTEDKEKAIKYLQSRYEITQSMGEQDLIDNARRDLDFAKLYLNVPLASDSDPILLRLQNNKGSEFELKLIKEAIFQQGDDEFLVLLNAIAKNSLEKMHECRKTFFKQSNYFFASLAAREAKKLGETSSMIDEMIDLKIETKGDVEFEENFIRCFNRVSIGCNSISA, via the coding sequence ATGCACAAATTACACAAGGAAATTTGTCATACAATCGAAGATCATAATTATTTAACCTACAATAAAGTTGCAGACATTATCGGTTGTACTAAACAAGAGATGTCCCATTTCCATTTAAACGGCCAACTTAGTTTTCGTAAATACCTACGATTATCATTCGTTTTATATCCACATAATCAAAAAGAAGTTATGGATAGCTGGTGTTTGCGTTTTAATACAACAGAATCCATAAAGCAAAGTTTTGAATATGCGTCAATTACTCGGAATAAATCCTTATTAAAGCAGATAATTGATAAGTATCAAGACGATAAATCTCTCTCGAAGCACGTTGCCATCTACACAATCCTCTATGACTTTTACATAAATAAGATAGGCGCTAAAGACCTGATTGACCGTTTAAATAAAGCAGGCCAATTTAAAGGTGAAATTGCGATTCTATCCGAAATCATCAAGTGTTATAACTACTACTACAACGAAAAATATCACCTAATGCTTGAAACAGCACAAGAAGCACTAGCCTCCATCAAGAAATTAAGCGATCGACAACTTTTCATTAAAGAATGCTATCTACACAGATTAGCTGAGGTTTTAGGCCATGTAAGTAGGCATTTAAACGATATAAAATCAGCTCGTTTTTATGCAAATTTAATAATTAATGCAAATATTTGTCCGAAAACAGTTTCCAGTGCGTCATACATATTGGGGATGACGTACTTGACAGAAGATAAAGAAAAGGCCATAAAATATCTTCAATCAAGATACGAAATCACTCAAAGCATGGGCGAGCAAGACTTGATCGATAACGCTCGACGTGACTTGGATTTCGCAAAACTTTATCTTAATGTTCCATTAGCCTCAGATTCTGACCCGATACTATTAAGACTCCAGAATAATAAAGGAAGCGAATTCGAACTAAAACTAATCAAGGAGGCGATTTTCCAGCAAGGCGATGATGAATTCTTAGTCTTACTAAATGCGATCGCAAAGAACTCCTTAGAGAAAATGCACGAGTGTCGCAAAACATTTTTCAAACAGTCTAACTATTTCTTCGCTAGTTTGGCCGCCAGGGAAGCAAAGAAGTTAGGCGAAACTTCTAGTATGATTGATGAAATGATTGATCTTAAAATCGAAACTAAGGGAGATGTTGAATTTGAAGAAAATTTTATTAGGTGTTTTAATCGCGTCAGTATTGGTTGCAATTCCATTAGCGCTTAA
- a CDS encoding helix-turn-helix domain-containing protein → MIDFSPLRKTLEEKNMVISDMRDKILHPKTIATINKNGDVNLSTIEKICLFLDVPIEKVVRFTTDGSKTK, encoded by the coding sequence ATGATAGATTTTTCACCACTTCGTAAAACATTAGAAGAGAAAAATATGGTTATTAGTGATATGCGCGACAAAATCCTTCATCCAAAGACCATTGCAACTATTAACAAAAACGGTGACGTTAACCTAAGCACGATTGAAAAAATCTGTTTATTTCTCGACGTACCGATTGAAAAAGTAGTCCGTTTTACTACCGACGGCTCTAAAACGAAATAA
- a CDS encoding helix-turn-helix transcriptional regulator: MTQVQLAHKIGKSPKWVSDTCNKRHILSLINAKLIADAVGCHIDDLYEFKYARSKRNSNG, translated from the coding sequence ATGACGCAAGTCCAGCTCGCGCATAAAATCGGCAAGTCGCCGAAGTGGGTTTCGGACACATGCAATAAACGCCATATTCTTTCGCTTATTAACGCAAAACTGATCGCCGATGCTGTCGGTTGTCACATCGACGACCTCTACGAATTTAAATACGCTCGTAGCAAGCGCAACTCGAACGGGTAA
- a CDS encoding toprim domain-containing protein gives MAEIKIRGQTVDIDIRTEIESYNWIRPKWSNDKLIAASPFRYDQTPSFFVNFDGAFAGCWGDSGAYDSEWASGGFAKLLAFLRNETYEETEDYLLGTYGMSDHSVGVKLNPPVLRIQRVRQTLNAGILDRYTEDYTYLQKRGISERVQRQMGVRYDVGSKAAVIPWFGVDGRLDNVKYRKIYGKTFWYYQGGRPIRELVYGINNAGKSTIICEAEIDAMSWMEAGYAAVAVGGASFNRWKHDVLLRSSIEELIIATDNDKAGGKLRREIVESMRGKVRLRNAYVRTDCKDANEALMKYGVEALKTAVEKSESCLGVYVKVRTSPRGK, from the coding sequence ATGGCGGAAATAAAAATACGCGGCCAAACGGTCGACATAGACATTCGCACTGAAATCGAATCATATAACTGGATACGTCCGAAATGGTCGAACGACAAACTCATCGCAGCAAGTCCGTTTCGATACGATCAGACGCCATCCTTCTTCGTTAACTTTGACGGCGCATTCGCCGGCTGTTGGGGCGACAGCGGTGCGTACGATTCCGAATGGGCGAGCGGCGGCTTCGCCAAGCTACTTGCGTTCCTTCGAAACGAAACGTATGAGGAGACGGAGGATTATCTACTCGGCACTTACGGAATGTCCGACCATTCAGTCGGCGTTAAACTAAATCCGCCCGTTCTACGTATTCAGCGAGTTAGGCAGACGTTGAATGCGGGGATTTTAGATCGATATACGGAGGATTATACGTATTTACAAAAACGCGGCATCAGCGAACGAGTTCAACGGCAAATGGGCGTTCGATATGATGTCGGGAGCAAGGCGGCGGTGATTCCGTGGTTCGGAGTGGACGGTCGCCTGGACAACGTGAAATATCGCAAGATTTACGGCAAGACGTTTTGGTACTATCAAGGTGGACGTCCAATTCGCGAACTAGTCTACGGAATAAATAACGCAGGCAAGTCGACCATCATTTGCGAGGCAGAAATCGATGCAATGAGTTGGATGGAGGCGGGCTATGCAGCGGTAGCCGTCGGCGGCGCGAGCTTTAATCGCTGGAAGCATGACGTATTATTACGTTCTTCTATCGAGGAATTGATTATCGCCACGGATAACGACAAGGCAGGCGGCAAACTGCGACGGGAAATTGTCGAGTCCATGCGCGGTAAAGTTCGATTGAGAAATGCGTATGTGAGGACGGATTGTAAGGACGCTAATGAGGCGCTGATGAAGTACGGGGTAGAGGCGCTGAAGACTGCGGTGGAGAAGTCGGAATCGTGTCTTGGTGTGTACGTAAAGGTACGTACTTCTCCTCGGGGTAAGTGA
- a CDS encoding replication protein — MNWAGLTHERIVTIYSDLFDEVVINRRNKDLAIKEVMILAEVLKRDFSKRQLSILGLIMTFSYFYGKETALIPKLSDFELAGISKTKINVELSKLVELDIITWTRGRDANEYMINDPRQWKAEYHKKYNDIRSRELFFLNLKHAGISFNLDEIIAKAMADRK; from the coding sequence ATGAATTGGGCAGGTTTAACCCACGAAAGAATTGTAACGATATATTCAGACCTATTTGATGAGGTAGTAATCAATAGAAGGAATAAGGACTTAGCTATTAAGGAAGTAATGATTTTAGCGGAAGTGCTTAAAAGGGATTTTTCAAAACGCCAACTAAGCATCTTAGGGCTAATAATGACTTTTTCGTACTTTTACGGAAAAGAAACAGCGCTTATTCCGAAGCTTAGCGATTTTGAATTAGCCGGTATATCGAAAACTAAAATCAACGTAGAACTGTCAAAACTTGTAGAGCTAGACATCATTACGTGGACACGCGGCAGAGACGCGAACGAGTATATGATTAATGATCCTCGCCAGTGGAAGGCGGAATACCACAAGAAGTACAATGATATACGTTCCCGCGAATTGTTCTTTTTAAACCTAAAACATGCAGGAATTTCATTTAATCTTGACGAAATAATTGCAAAAGCGATGGCTGACCGAAAATAA
- a CDS encoding DnaB-like helicase C-terminal domain-containing protein: MHYGNLLISKIIDENNVSAITKHGVSERDLPEGDRQALRFVLDYAERNRGDAPSYATITAECPDFMYTPQVGDSYEFLTRKIKDYSAQQQFATYVNEQLGRKFETDGQKDMQGFLDDLISDLQSIKINTNTRSIVGTNVKTDGDKFLAEYDRRKSGESFRIWKSKFPFINEQVGGFVSSNVYTVYGKSGRGKSVYTLEEAIESAMQGANVLIWAMEMGWFEVLVRIFVSISARRGLTTAKVEGIDMAAGFDSTEMRYGKLSPEFEVAFRDFVEQLNDLVPGNITVRAVDDDDFFDRSLNALEADILATKSDVVVVDPFYYLDYEKNTSKTTGGDAANTSMKLRRLAGKTKTVIFAITQAEEGVENEDDDGNRELELPQRKDVKKTKQLLEDAYLLIGVDTDYKQGRGLIGLNKGRDGGEGISREIIYVPQVGIVREPETGTAAASHFDF; this comes from the coding sequence ATGCACTACGGAAATCTCTTAATCTCGAAAATTATCGACGAAAATAACGTAAGTGCAATCACGAAACACGGCGTAAGCGAACGCGATCTTCCGGAGGGCGATAGGCAGGCCCTTCGGTTCGTGCTCGACTATGCTGAACGCAATCGGGGCGATGCGCCCTCATACGCAACGATAACAGCGGAGTGTCCCGATTTTATGTACACGCCACAGGTAGGCGACAGCTACGAATTCCTCACGCGTAAGATAAAGGACTATTCAGCTCAACAACAGTTCGCAACGTATGTCAACGAACAACTCGGGCGCAAGTTCGAAACGGACGGGCAAAAAGATATGCAAGGATTCCTGGACGACTTGATTTCCGACCTACAATCGATTAAAATAAATACGAACACTCGTTCGATTGTTGGGACGAACGTCAAAACGGACGGCGACAAATTCCTGGCAGAGTATGACCGTCGTAAATCCGGCGAGTCGTTCCGTATCTGGAAGTCGAAGTTTCCGTTCATCAACGAACAGGTGGGCGGATTCGTTTCATCGAACGTCTACACGGTTTACGGAAAGTCTGGTCGTGGTAAGTCGGTCTATACGCTAGAGGAAGCGATCGAGTCGGCGATGCAAGGCGCGAACGTTCTTATATGGGCGATGGAAATGGGCTGGTTCGAAGTGCTCGTTCGTATCTTCGTCAGCATATCGGCAAGGCGCGGTCTGACTACGGCAAAGGTCGAGGGCATCGATATGGCTGCCGGCTTTGATTCAACGGAAATGCGTTACGGCAAATTATCGCCCGAATTCGAAGTAGCGTTCCGTGACTTTGTCGAACAGTTGAACGATCTAGTGCCCGGCAATATTACGGTGCGAGCCGTTGATGATGACGACTTTTTCGACCGTAGCTTGAACGCACTAGAGGCGGACATTCTCGCCACGAAATCGGACGTTGTCGTAGTCGATCCGTTCTATTATCTCGATTACGAGAAGAACACGTCTAAGACAACGGGCGGCGACGCGGCGAATACTTCGATGAAATTGCGTAGGCTGGCCGGTAAAACAAAAACGGTTATATTTGCGATTACACAGGCGGAGGAAGGCGTGGAAAACGAGGACGACGACGGCAATCGCGAACTCGAGCTTCCGCAAAGGAAGGACGTTAAGAAAACGAAGCAGTTGCTGGAAGATGCGTATTTGCTTATCGGGGTCGACACCGATTACAAGCAAGGGCGCGGGCTGATCGGATTGAATAAAGGGCGGGATGGTGGCGAGGGGATTTCGCGTGAGATTATCTACGTGCCGCAAGTCGGTATAGTGCGCGAGCCAGAAACGGGGACGGCAGCGGCGAGTCATTTCGATTTTTAA